From one Lysinibacillus sp. G4S2 genomic stretch:
- a CDS encoding InlB B-repeat-containing protein: MKKAFLLLAAILLLFSQLSLGNLPAYANGDREGDYITESVNGGVAIVGYKGESKDIDIPNEIEGQPVVEIGYRAFRSALLTSVKIPSSVTKIGISAFEYNRLISVEIPPSVTTIGSRAFYSNYLTSIELPSSIKTIGHSAFHVNRLDSVTFQGESYDYQFFGTPFDQQGQPDKIFIGWFEDADHTIKWTKKISQPMTIYGKWSHYIITFDSNGGNKVSRQIVGYKERAKAPSNPEKEDHIFAGWYKDKELTEPWDFDQDVETKDITLYAKWNKSNYLVTFDTNGGSEVPAQTVGYNELVQIPIVPKKEGYTFAGWHKDKELTEPWGFEQDVVTEDITLYAKWTKVSYIVTFDSNGGSKVSSQSVGSGELVKAPSTPVKEGYTFAGWYKDKGLTEAWNFDQDVVEKDITLYAKWSKASYIVTFDANGGSEVSSQTVGYNELVKAPSNPTKAGYTFNGWHKDKELTVLWDFAKDVVTKNVTLYAKWTKESTSGGGSGWAHLNTVTFDSNGGSKVPSQTVGFNDLVKAPSTPVKADYQFVGWYKDAALNNAWDFAKDKVTADITLYAKWTKDNYIVTFDSNGGSKIPSQTVAYKALVKAPSNPKKEGYLFIGWYKNKEFTKAWDFAKDVVAEDLTLYARWMKESNGCDITFKDIDHNWAQDMIKEVAKRCIIIGYPDGTFRPNDMTQRQHVVLMIDRALQPIPIRESVSFSDVPKSHPYYEQITRLQRAGIVDGSNETFRPNAYITRAQMAKMMVLAFGLTPTGNSTFKDVDPSHWASGYIAALADHNIALGDEDGNFRPNENLTRAQFTAFMYRALNL, translated from the coding sequence ATGAAAAAAGCATTCTTATTATTAGCTGCTATACTTTTGTTATTTTCTCAACTATCACTAGGTAATCTACCTGCTTACGCAAACGGTGATAGAGAAGGTGATTATATAACTGAGAGTGTGAATGGCGGTGTTGCCATTGTTGGGTATAAGGGCGAATCAAAGGATATTGATATTCCTAATGAGATTGAAGGACAACCAGTCGTAGAAATAGGGTATAGAGCGTTTAGGAGTGCGCTATTAACAAGTGTAAAAATACCTTCAAGTGTTACAAAGATAGGAATTAGTGCATTTGAATATAATCGATTAATAAGCGTAGAGATTCCACCAAGCGTTACAACGATTGGAAGTAGAGCATTTTATTCTAATTATTTAACAAGTATTGAACTCCCATCAAGCATAAAGACAATCGGACATTCTGCATTTCATGTCAACAGGTTGGATTCTGTAACATTTCAGGGGGAGTCTTATGATTACCAGTTTTTTGGAACACCATTCGATCAACAAGGCCAACCAGACAAAATATTCATTGGATGGTTTGAAGATGCAGATCATACCATTAAGTGGACTAAAAAAATTTCACAGCCGATGACCATTTATGGGAAATGGAGTCATTATATTATCACTTTTGATTCTAATGGAGGAAATAAAGTTTCGCGTCAAATAGTGGGATATAAAGAACGAGCAAAAGCGCCGTCTAATCCTGAGAAAGAGGATCACATATTTGCTGGTTGGTATAAAGATAAAGAACTGACAGAACCATGGGACTTTGATCAAGATGTAGAAACAAAGGATATAACGCTGTATGCCAAATGGAATAAATCAAATTATTTAGTTACTTTTGATACCAATGGAGGAAGTGAAGTTCCAGCGCAAACCGTTGGATACAACGAATTAGTGCAAATACCAATTGTTCCGAAGAAGGAAGGCTATACATTTGCAGGGTGGCATAAAGATAAGGAATTGACAGAACCATGGGGCTTTGAACAAGATGTGGTAACAGAAGATATCACGCTATACGCCAAATGGACGAAAGTAAGCTACATCGTTACTTTTGATTCCAATGGAGGAAGCAAAGTTTCATCCCAATCGGTAGGATCTGGTGAGTTAGTAAAAGCTCCTTCCACTCCGGTAAAAGAAGGGTACACATTTGCAGGGTGGTATAAAGACAAAGGGCTAACTGAAGCATGGAATTTCGATCAAGATGTAGTGGAAAAAGATATCACGCTATACGCCAAATGGTCGAAAGCAAGCTATATTGTTACTTTTGATGCCAATGGAGGAAGTGAAGTTTCATCGCAAACTGTTGGATATAACGAGTTAGTGAAAGCCCCTTCTAATCCAACGAAGGCAGGCTATACATTCAACGGCTGGCACAAAGATAAAGAATTGACAGTACTATGGGATTTTGCAAAAGATGTAGTGACAAAAAACGTGACACTATATGCGAAATGGACAAAGGAAAGTACATCAGGCGGGGGCTCAGGCTGGGCTCATCTAAATACTGTCACTTTTGACTCCAATGGTGGCAGTAAAGTGCCGTCACAAACGGTCGGCTTTAACGACCTAGTGAAAGCACCATCCACTCCAGTGAAAGCAGACTATCAATTTGTTGGCTGGTATAAGGATGCAGCGCTTAACAATGCATGGGACTTTGCGAAAGATAAAGTAACAGCAGACATAACGTTGTATGCGAAATGGACAAAGGATAATTATATTGTTACTTTTGATTCAAACGGAGGCAGTAAAATCCCTTCACAAACAGTGGCATATAAAGCTTTAGTGAAAGCCCCTTCTAATCCAAAGAAGGAAGGTTACTTGTTTATCGGCTGGTATAAAAATAAAGAATTCACAAAAGCATGGGATTTTGCAAAAGATGTCGTTGCAGAAGACCTAACATTATATGCTCGATGGATGAAGGAGAGTAATGGCTGTGACATTACTTTCAAGGATATTGATCATAACTGGGCACAAGATATGATTAAAGAAGTTGCCAAGCGATGCATTATTATAGGTTATCCAGATGGCACTTTCCGACCAAATGATATGACGCAACGTCAACACGTAGTACTTATGATTGACCGTGCATTACAACCAATACCAATTCGAGAGTCTGTCTCCTTTTCGGATGTCCCTAAAAGCCATCCCTATTATGAACAAATCACACGACTACAACGAGCAGGAATTGTGGATGGTTCAAACGAGACATTTCGTCCAAACGCTTATATCACACGTGCCCAAATGGCAAAAATGATGGTGCTTGCATTTGGCTTAACGCCAACAGGAAATAGTACGTTTAAGGATGTCGATCCATCGCATTGGGCGAGTGGATATATTGCCGCTCTAGCAGACCATAACATTGCGTTAGGTGATGAAGATGGTAATTTCAGACCGAATGAAAATTTGACGCGTGCACAATTTACGGCGTTTATGTACCGAGCGCTTAATTTATAA